In Streptococcus uberis, a single window of DNA contains:
- a CDS encoding DUF4176 domain-containing protein, whose amino-acid sequence MMLPVGSIVYLVGGNQKLVILNRASIVEQNGQDVYFDYLGGIFPEGLNMEQVYYFNEEDIDEVIFEGYHDEEEERVSKLIEKWKQKEGKNISKGETE is encoded by the coding sequence ATAATGTTACCAGTAGGAAGTATTGTCTATTTGGTTGGTGGAAACCAAAAATTAGTGATTTTGAATCGTGCTTCAATTGTGGAGCAAAATGGACAAGATGTTTATTTTGATTATCTGGGCGGGATTTTCCCAGAAGGTTTAAATATGGAGCAAGTGTATTATTTTAATGAGGAAGATATTGATGAGGTCATCTTTGAGGGATATCACGATGAGGAAGAAGAAAGAGTATCAAAACTTATTGAAAAATGGAAACAAAAAGAAGGAAAAAATATATCAAAAGGAGAAACAGAGTAA
- a CDS encoding TIGR04197 family type VII secretion effector, giving the protein MAKIQSDASVASTCATAIQTGASGITAIGKASKDDSSQYSGQTSANLYIENEASKSGEIADKLTEFIGLIHSTASEFEAMDLAISQSISAPNYYSPTLYTSPSITPKPYFK; this is encoded by the coding sequence ATGGCAAAAATACAAAGTGATGCATCGGTGGCATCCACCTGTGCAACTGCCATACAAACAGGAGCCAGTGGCATCACAGCCATAGGTAAGGCAAGTAAGGATGATTCTAGTCAATATTCTGGACAGACTAGTGCAAATCTTTACATTGAAAATGAAGCTAGTAAAAGTGGTGAAATAGCAGATAAATTAACAGAGTTTATTGGTCTCATTCACTCTACAGCAAGTGAATTTGAGGCCATGGACTTAGCTATTAGTCAATCCATCTCTGCCCCAAATTACTATTCACCAACCCTTTATACAAGTCCTTCTATCACTCCAAAGCCTTATTTTAAATAA
- the essC gene encoding type VII secretion protein EssC: MLIVSYYNRFRYDFSLERGKEALISSRSKSVLPITELQDDIVISNEDDQLFYQVKGQKAILEQGTEIEGIVFYIADEDTKVYTPLDQTEVLIGSLKGYDITFTGQVPQFLLKRIGSVWALTLLKGSLYLNNHILTEANSLELGLGDELSFKEVTIKVFDYEIFVWGNQDYQSKLTEKNSSDFQYYPDYPDFHRSPRIIYRPSEEKKTVEAPPNEPNKPKDELIKLIVPPLVMLTVSVVISIFRPRGIYILATMSMSLVTVIFSVTGFFKNRKQFKLDLQERIDTYHEYLADKSIELNELAREQKQGQFYHYPTVETLSKMAATYNHRIYEKTPLHFDFLYYRLGLGQVPTAYDIRYTQPERSGKKDPLEHEGYRLYEDNKTIDDMPIVANLSHGPVGYIGPRGLVLEQLQLMVNQISFFHSYHDVQFITIVPEEEVDKWQWMRWLPHATLQGMNVRGFVYNQRSRDQVLNSLNQILKLRRTQREDKSAKEGTFFNPHYVVIVTDEKLILDHVIMEFFTEDPTDLGCSLIFVQDVMSSLSENIKTIINIKDRNVGQLVMEEGELKEIDFELDHFPDDYDKENLSRRLAPLNHLQNLKSSIPESVTFMEMYGAEEFSDLQVEERWASHAPYKSLSVPLGLRGQDDIVYLNLHEKAHGPHGLVAGTTGSGKSEIIQSYILSLAVNFHPHDVAFLLIDYKGGGMANLFKDLPHLLGTITNLDGAQSMRALVSINAELKRRQRLFSENDVNHINQYQKKYKLGEVSEPMPHLFLISDEFAELKSNQPEFMKELVSTARIGRSLGIHLILATQKPSGVVDDQIWSNSRFKLALKVADRGDSMEMLHTPDAAEITQAGRAYLQVGNNEVYELFQSAWSGADYQPEKDEQGIEDHTIYAINDLGQYEILNEDLSGLDQAENIKEVPTELDAIVENIQKLTKELGIADLPQPWLPPLNTQIAVTQLRQGESANLWAQAPSYNAVLGFMDIPSQQAQEVAYHDFEEDGHFAVFAGPSMGKSTTLQTVTMDLVRHNSPEFLHLYLFDFGTNGLLPLRRLPHVADFFTIDDEEKITKFITRIKAEMATRKKALSRYNVATAKLYRQVSGETMPQILIVIDSYEGLREAQHLTNLEACFQNISRDGSSLGISLVISAGRMAALRSSLMANLKERLALKLTDDSESRTLVGRHQHVMEDIPGRGLIKRDEIEVIQVALPTEGTETFDIINNIQAESDVMNAKWTGPRPKNIPIVPEELTYDEFMSKETVQTDLSNNRLPLGLDMINVESYSLALNKFKHLLYMSDSDESLQALGTHIMKVLLKVPKYHTMIIDSLGEYEGYQGQVRTYVGSDMISDMADQLIYELQQRESQAENTEWFIMIPDFESFVAKSNMKLEQIQALLDNGPRYGLHLMIGSSYNYVGTKIDAVPKYVRTTVQYVLAGMRLMDQTFLEKVYNSKEQRLEKDEAYIHDRKTYQKLKLTID; encoded by the coding sequence ATGTTAATTGTTTCATACTATAATCGTTTTCGTTATGACTTTTCTCTTGAGCGCGGAAAAGAAGCGCTTATTTCATCACGGTCAAAATCGGTGCTACCGATTACAGAGCTACAGGATGATATTGTGATTTCAAATGAAGATGACCAGCTTTTTTATCAAGTAAAGGGGCAAAAGGCAATCCTTGAACAAGGAACTGAGATTGAAGGCATTGTTTTTTACATTGCAGATGAAGACACGAAGGTCTATACACCGCTTGATCAAACAGAAGTTTTAATTGGTTCTTTAAAAGGGTATGATATCACCTTTACGGGTCAGGTTCCTCAATTTCTGTTGAAACGAATCGGAAGTGTTTGGGCTTTAACCCTTTTGAAGGGCAGTCTGTACCTCAATAATCACATCCTGACAGAGGCCAATAGCTTAGAACTTGGCTTGGGAGACGAATTAAGTTTCAAAGAGGTCACTATAAAAGTATTTGATTATGAAATCTTTGTCTGGGGAAATCAAGATTACCAAAGTAAATTAACTGAAAAAAACAGTTCGGATTTTCAATATTACCCAGACTATCCCGATTTTCATCGGTCACCTCGTATTATTTACCGTCCAAGTGAAGAGAAAAAAACAGTCGAAGCGCCACCAAATGAACCAAACAAACCTAAAGATGAACTGATTAAATTAATTGTTCCACCTTTAGTGATGTTGACAGTATCCGTTGTGATTTCGATTTTCCGTCCTAGGGGAATATACATTCTTGCGACCATGTCTATGTCTTTAGTGACAGTTATTTTTTCAGTGACTGGTTTTTTCAAGAACCGGAAACAATTTAAGTTAGATTTACAAGAGCGTATTGATACCTATCATGAGTATTTAGCTGATAAATCCATAGAATTAAATGAACTCGCTAGAGAACAAAAACAAGGGCAATTTTACCATTATCCAACTGTTGAAACACTGTCTAAAATGGCTGCGACTTACAACCATAGAATTTATGAAAAAACGCCCTTACATTTTGATTTTCTATATTATCGTCTAGGCTTAGGTCAAGTTCCAACAGCCTATGATATTCGTTACACGCAACCGGAACGTTCTGGTAAGAAAGATCCGCTAGAACATGAGGGCTACCGCCTTTATGAAGACAATAAAACCATTGATGATATGCCAATAGTGGCTAATCTTTCCCATGGCCCAGTAGGTTATATTGGTCCTCGTGGATTGGTGCTTGAGCAACTCCAACTGATGGTCAACCAGATTTCTTTCTTCCATTCCTATCATGATGTTCAGTTTATTACAATTGTTCCCGAAGAGGAAGTGGACAAGTGGCAATGGATGCGATGGTTACCCCATGCAACCTTACAAGGAATGAATGTGCGTGGCTTTGTCTATAACCAAAGAAGCCGCGATCAGGTTCTAAATAGTCTCAACCAAATCCTAAAACTTCGCCGAACTCAGCGTGAGGATAAGTCAGCTAAAGAAGGTACCTTCTTTAACCCTCATTACGTGGTGATTGTAACTGACGAGAAACTGATATTAGACCATGTCATCATGGAGTTCTTTACCGAAGATCCTACAGACCTAGGGTGCTCATTGATTTTTGTACAAGATGTCATGTCTAGCTTATCCGAAAATATTAAAACCATCATTAATATTAAGGACCGCAATGTCGGACAACTTGTTATGGAAGAAGGCGAGCTGAAAGAAATAGACTTTGAATTGGATCATTTCCCAGATGATTATGATAAAGAAAACTTATCCCGTCGCCTAGCACCATTAAACCATTTACAAAACTTGAAATCCTCAATCCCTGAATCTGTTACCTTCATGGAAATGTATGGAGCTGAAGAGTTCAGTGACCTACAAGTAGAAGAGCGTTGGGCAAGTCACGCCCCTTATAAATCCCTTTCGGTTCCATTAGGCTTAAGGGGACAAGATGATATCGTCTACCTAAACTTACATGAAAAAGCCCATGGCCCACATGGATTAGTCGCAGGAACAACAGGCTCAGGTAAATCAGAAATTATTCAGTCCTACATTCTGTCCCTAGCAGTTAATTTCCATCCACATGATGTCGCCTTTCTCTTAATTGACTATAAAGGTGGTGGGATGGCAAACCTTTTCAAGGATCTGCCCCACTTACTTGGAACCATTACCAACTTGGATGGTGCCCAGTCAATGCGTGCTCTTGTTTCAATCAATGCTGAATTGAAACGACGCCAACGACTCTTTTCTGAAAATGACGTCAATCATATCAATCAATACCAAAAGAAATATAAACTTGGAGAAGTGTCAGAACCAATGCCTCACCTCTTCCTAATCTCAGATGAGTTTGCGGAATTGAAATCCAACCAACCTGAGTTTATGAAAGAACTAGTTTCAACAGCACGGATTGGACGTTCCCTCGGAATTCACTTAATCCTTGCCACCCAAAAACCATCAGGTGTCGTGGATGACCAAATCTGGTCAAACTCTCGCTTTAAATTAGCCTTAAAAGTGGCAGACCGTGGTGACTCAATGGAAATGCTTCATACCCCAGATGCTGCCGAAATTACACAAGCTGGCCGTGCTTACCTTCAAGTTGGTAATAACGAAGTCTATGAACTCTTCCAATCAGCCTGGTCTGGAGCAGATTACCAGCCAGAAAAAGATGAGCAAGGCATCGAAGACCATACCATCTATGCCATCAACGACCTAGGACAGTATGAAATCCTCAATGAAGACCTATCAGGTTTGGATCAAGCCGAAAACATCAAAGAAGTTCCTACGGAATTGGATGCCATCGTAGAAAATATCCAAAAATTAACCAAAGAACTAGGAATCGCAGACTTGCCACAACCATGGCTACCGCCATTAAACACTCAAATAGCAGTGACCCAATTACGCCAGGGAGAATCAGCAAATCTCTGGGCCCAAGCGCCATCATATAATGCTGTCCTTGGTTTCATGGATATTCCTAGCCAACAAGCACAAGAAGTGGCTTACCACGACTTTGAAGAAGATGGGCACTTTGCTGTCTTTGCTGGACCGAGTATGGGGAAATCAACAACCCTACAAACAGTGACAATGGACTTGGTCCGTCACAATTCACCAGAATTCTTACACCTATACCTCTTTGACTTTGGAACAAATGGTCTTCTACCACTAAGACGTTTACCACATGTGGCAGATTTCTTTACCATTGATGACGAAGAAAAAATCACAAAATTTATCACACGCATCAAAGCAGAGATGGCAACTCGTAAGAAAGCTCTTAGCCGATATAATGTAGCCACAGCAAAACTGTACCGTCAAGTTTCTGGCGAAACCATGCCTCAAATTCTGATTGTTATTGACAGTTATGAAGGTTTAAGAGAAGCACAGCATCTAACAAATCTTGAAGCTTGCTTCCAGAACATTTCGCGTGATGGCTCATCATTAGGGATTTCCTTAGTCATCTCTGCAGGACGTATGGCAGCCTTAAGATCATCTTTAATGGCCAATCTAAAAGAACGATTAGCCCTTAAGTTAACAGATGATTCAGAATCCCGTACACTTGTTGGTCGTCACCAACATGTCATGGAAGATATTCCAGGTCGTGGTCTCATTAAACGTGATGAGATTGAAGTCATCCAAGTAGCCCTACCAACAGAAGGCACCGAAACCTTTGACATCATCAACAACATCCAGGCGGAATCTGATGTCATGAATGCCAAATGGACAGGACCAAGACCTAAGAATATCCCAATTGTGCCAGAAGAACTCACTTATGATGAGTTTATGTCTAAGGAAACAGTTCAAACAGATTTAAGCAATAACCGTTTGCCACTGGGGCTTGACATGATCAATGTTGAAAGTTATAGCTTAGCTCTCAATAAATTTAAGCATTTGCTTTACATGTCTGATTCTGACGAGTCGCTCCAAGCATTAGGTACTCATATCATGAAAGTCTTACTTAAAGTCCCTAAATACCATACGATGATCATCGATTCCCTTGGCGAATATGAAGGCTATCAAGGTCAGGTCCGTACTTATGTGGGGTCTGATATGATTTCAGATATGGCGGATCAGTTGATCTATGAGTTGCAGCAACGTGAAAGTCAGGCAGAAAATACCGAATGGTTTATTATGATTCCTGATTTTGAAAGTTTTGTGGCTAAGAGTAACATGAAACTTGAGCAGATTCAGGCTTTATTGGATAATGGACCACGTTATGGCCTCCATCTGATGATTGGGTCAAGCTATAATTATGTTGGGACTAAGATTGATGCTGTGCCTAAGTACGTTCGCACAACGGTTCAATACGTTCTTGCTGGTATGCGCCTCATGGACCAAACATTCCTTGAAAAAGTATATAATAGTAAAGAACAACGCCTTGAAAAAGATGAGGCATACATCCACGATAGAAAGACCTATCAAAAACTGAAATTAACCATAGACTAG
- the essB gene encoding type VII secretion protein EssB produces MAEATFEFDNQVFNFEKERDQWQLSLKRSEVGTQNLAQLQLLEINHPLLMPMTTAIDADTIQFQFTTEANGLTFDAIKSETMAEKLRLALNVLDLDKILTLPINTILHPENLFFTKNATARLAYRSLPEIMVPRQFDNAEFLLQFKCFLYSLFTEHDFMDLYNGSIAVVEVPDFLKNIYQLETIDEVRQALSDDYHSKKEEEDHTLAKVSQSKYKLYKYASIWLAALSTILLIPLVYLVFIHNPFKQKMLDADTSYLKVDYSQVIDKLENVKVNKIPYTQKYELAKSYIKGMEFSDEQRAVILNNVTLKTDELYLDYWINIGRGLNDDAIDVAKRLDDSDLSIYALVQKMDQVRNDDKLSGEDRESQLSELQSQYDKYWKDRKTDLTKKEEEQTTTSDSTTSSSSSDTATSSTSSSSK; encoded by the coding sequence ATGGCTGAAGCTACATTTGAATTTGATAATCAAGTTTTTAATTTCGAAAAAGAAAGAGATCAGTGGCAGTTATCCTTAAAACGATCGGAAGTTGGGACACAAAATTTAGCTCAGTTGCAATTATTGGAAATTAATCATCCCTTATTAATGCCAATGACAACAGCCATTGATGCAGATACCATTCAATTTCAATTCACAACCGAAGCTAATGGTTTAACATTTGATGCGATTAAGTCTGAAACAATGGCTGAAAAATTGAGACTTGCTTTAAATGTGCTCGATTTAGATAAAATCTTGACATTACCTATTAATACAATCTTGCATCCTGAAAATTTATTCTTTACGAAGAATGCTACAGCTAGACTTGCCTATCGGAGTTTACCAGAAATTATGGTACCAAGACAGTTTGACAATGCTGAGTTTTTGCTTCAATTTAAGTGTTTCTTATATTCTCTTTTTACAGAACATGACTTTATGGATCTTTATAATGGTTCAATTGCAGTTGTAGAAGTACCCGATTTTCTTAAGAATATTTACCAATTAGAAACGATTGATGAGGTTCGTCAAGCCTTATCGGATGATTATCATTCCAAAAAGGAAGAAGAAGACCATACTTTAGCCAAAGTATCACAAAGTAAATATAAGCTCTATAAGTATGCAAGCATTTGGCTAGCTGCTCTGTCAACAATCTTGTTAATTCCGCTAGTTTATCTCGTTTTCATCCATAATCCTTTTAAACAAAAAATGCTTGATGCTGATACTTCTTATCTGAAAGTAGACTATAGCCAAGTGATTGATAAATTAGAGAATGTTAAAGTTAACAAAATTCCATACACGCAAAAATATGAATTGGCCAAGTCTTATATTAAGGGCATGGAATTTTCTGATGAACAAAGAGCTGTTATCTTGAATAATGTGACCTTAAAAACAGATGAACTCTATTTAGATTATTGGATCAATATTGGTCGCGGTCTAAATGATGATGCGATTGATGTGGCAAAACGCTTGGATGATTCTGACTTAAGTATCTATGCTCTTGTTCAAAAAATGGACCAAGTCCGTAATGATGATAAATTATCAGGTGAGGATCGTGAAAGTCAACTATCGGAGTTACAAAGTCAATATGACAAGTATTGGAAAGACCGGAAAACAGATTTGACTAAAAAAGAGGAAGAGCAGACAACAACAAGCGACTCAACGACGAGCTCCTCTTCTTCGGATACGGCAACTAGTAGCACAAGCTCAAGTAGTAAGTAG
- a CDS encoding EsaB/YukD family protein codes for MKNTHINITLIMGEEARDLRIPVKITVKQLITELDGIFGRPLGRNKYQLKVVNKGILLAENDVLARYPITNGDCIMIKESM; via the coding sequence ATGAAGAACACACACATTAATATTACCCTGATAATGGGAGAAGAAGCGCGTGATTTACGGATACCAGTAAAGATTACGGTCAAACAATTAATAACTGAATTGGACGGCATTTTTGGCCGTCCTTTGGGCCGTAATAAATACCAATTAAAAGTGGTGAATAAGGGCATTTTGTTGGCTGAAAATGATGTATTAGCAAGATATCCTATCACAAATGGGGATTGTATTATGATTAAGGAGAGTATGTAA